A genomic segment from Aegilops tauschii subsp. strangulata cultivar AL8/78 chromosome 1, Aet v6.0, whole genome shotgun sequence encodes:
- the LOC109741071 gene encoding uncharacterized protein, whose translation MQRYISLLGQEEAPKSTRILQNEKGGEVGRSMDMSGDTYHYQPAGMEEDGVGRGEQVPTAAPALSANKLWRMVRAVHLVLVRGLGKHQPKLAALGVNLHHLLSSSKRHHHHHLPSARDQEPALTTYLAAAFSCRSMDPGAAVHPYPRGRGAHGGRGGASSLSSTLSCRSMDPGAAVYQQYQYRPREVEFSCSSPPLHRRRRRAHRHQGQSLLPQQQHGDLAEYTSAPAVKTLFELMDDVEEQEDDDVEGATVPWPAGRGPAPRQVRITDSPFAARAEDDEEGRKGAVDRRADEFIVWFHDQLRMQQQQQRPAVRDRARATHRVR comes from the coding sequence ATGCAGAGATACATTAGTTTGCTAGGCCAAGAAGAAGCGCCCAAGAGCACTAGAATTTTACAGAACGAGAAAGGAGGAGAGGTAGGGCGATCGATGGACATGAGCGGGGATACGTATCACTATCAGCCGGCGGGGATGGAGGAGGATGGTGTCGGCCGTGGCGAGCAGGTCCCGACGGCCGCGCCGGCGCTGAGCGCCAATAAGCTGTGGCGCATGGTGCGCGCCGTGCACCTCGTGCTCGTCAGGGGCCTCGGCAAGCACCAGCCCAAGCTCGCGGCGCTCGGCGTGAACCTGCACCACCTGCTGTCGTCGTCCaagcgccaccaccaccaccatcttccGTCGGCGCGGGACCAGGAACCGGCGCTCACGACGTACCTGGCGGCGGCGTTCTCCTGTCGGTCCATGGATCCGGGCGCCGCGGTGCACCCGTACCCGCGCGGCCGCGGCGCGCACGGTGGCaggggcggcgcgtcctcgcTCTCGTCGACGCTGTCGTGCCGGTCCATGGACCCCGGCGCGGCCGTGTACCAGCAGTACCAGTACCGGCCCCGCGAGGTTGAGTTCAGCTGCAGCAGCCCGCCGCTGCACAGGCGTCGCCGCCGCGCGCACCGGCACCAGGGCCAGAGCCTGCTCCCGCAACAGCAGCATGGCGACCTTGCAGAGTACACGTCGGCTCCTGCCGTGAAGACGCTGTTCGAGCTGATGGACGACGTGGAGGAGCAGGAGGACGACGACGTGGAGGGCGCGACGGTGCCTTGGCCGGCCGGGCGCGGCCCGGCGCCGCGGCAGGTGCGGATCACGGACTCGCCGTTCGCGGCGAGGGCGGAGGACGACGAGGAAGGGCGCAAGGGCGCGGTCGACCGGCGCGCCGACGAGTTCATCGTGTGGTTCCACGACCAGCTGCgcatgcagcagcagcagcagcgccccGCCGTGAGGGATCGCGCTCGCGCCACGCACCGGGTTAGATAG